One Acidimicrobiales bacterium DNA segment encodes these proteins:
- a CDS encoding GntR family transcriptional regulator, protein MKTSELVADAIREDILDRSLRDHLPKEDELRARFGVGKASIREALAILEAEGLITVRRGNVGGSDIHLPTSASAAYTLGLVLTADSVTLGEVGDAIRVLEPECAVFCALREDRAEAVVPLLTRLNDGMEEQLDDAISAVALSREFHEALVANCGNGALSLVTGALERLWSAHEHRWVSEVVHAGNHPTMAERRDALSFHRSIADHIERGDPGVREVLATHLSESQPKSAADRGNLRIDIAPLRARINSPSGSMTL, encoded by the coding sequence ATGAAGACCTCTGAGCTGGTCGCCGACGCCATCCGCGAGGACATCCTCGACCGCTCGTTGCGCGACCACCTCCCGAAGGAGGACGAGCTGCGGGCCCGCTTCGGGGTCGGAAAGGCTTCGATCCGCGAGGCCCTCGCGATTCTGGAGGCGGAGGGCCTCATCACCGTGCGTCGCGGCAATGTCGGCGGATCGGACATCCACCTCCCGACCAGTGCGTCGGCGGCCTACACCTTGGGCCTCGTCCTCACCGCCGACAGTGTCACCCTCGGCGAGGTGGGCGATGCGATCCGAGTCCTCGAACCCGAGTGTGCAGTGTTCTGCGCCCTGCGCGAAGACCGAGCGGAAGCCGTCGTTCCCCTGCTCACGAGATTGAACGATGGCATGGAGGAACAGCTCGACGACGCGATCTCGGCGGTTGCGCTGTCACGCGAGTTCCACGAGGCGCTCGTGGCCAACTGTGGCAACGGCGCGTTGAGCCTCGTCACCGGAGCTCTCGAGCGCCTGTGGTCTGCACACGAGCATCGCTGGGTGTCCGAGGTCGTCCACGCGGGCAACCATCCGACTATGGCCGAGCGCCGAGACGCCCTCTCGTTCCATCGCTCGATCGCCGATCACATCGAGCGGGGCGATCCCGGAGTCAGGGAAGTGCTGGCCACACACTTGTCCGAGTCTCAGCCCAAGAGTGCCGCCGATCGCGGCAACCTCAGGATCGACATCGCTCCCTTGCGGGCCAGAATCAACTCGCCATCGGGTTCGATGACACTCTGA
- a CDS encoding DUF2207 domain-containing protein → MHVIFAAAQSIDPNPFLLTLALAAVVGAGAVLVVLWATTRPPRPEVGSVTMDVGAEPPAIVDLLTGGFEVEDDAVPATVVDLAARRWFDIEEVAGGNVIVRLRRREGKGELARYEARVMRHVEQHAVDGVAPAAALTVGPEGVSKRWWRGFVREVTRHGRDLGLCRRRWDFVHLAILWVPIVVAFALLYLTVATAERVEAAGGWGEPGSVLATVGFAAAIAIAAIARRITRSDAQAETAAGMEAASRWLGVREYLAQTGSFDEAGAASVAIWERQLAYATAMGLAPVVQRQLPFETEHDRHAWSLATGRWRRVKIRYVSLRPGWGEPPWWVAIGGAVQTALLGVVVWVGLSLAREDFDLGDLPDGAQTWLPVAGTVAAAIAAVVIVWTAAKAVLGVLDLFPRREIEGVLVRRREYRTGHRLPKVVQWAIWSGRDSGGISRDQRRRRRYMLAIDDGTDERIVAYRCRRSVFDAVQQGATVKAKVTPRLGYVASIEQRRAPLTGGEPAVVHELVEDMTGRATAAAGAFAAQVAERFGQLEHMTDEDGRPVLDRRDENGRSMREALTGAQEQLRGLQVPTTGVGPRDSAGASVLGGLMSSVAEVVRRLEEPGDTTVDDPSTHPSE, encoded by the coding sequence GTGCATGTGATCTTCGCCGCAGCACAGTCGATCGACCCGAATCCGTTCCTGCTCACGCTGGCCCTGGCCGCGGTCGTAGGTGCCGGCGCGGTGCTCGTCGTGCTGTGGGCGACCACCCGGCCGCCGCGCCCGGAGGTCGGATCCGTCACGATGGATGTCGGCGCGGAGCCGCCGGCGATCGTGGATCTCCTGACCGGTGGGTTCGAGGTGGAGGACGATGCGGTGCCCGCCACCGTGGTCGACCTCGCCGCCCGGCGATGGTTCGACATCGAGGAAGTGGCCGGCGGCAATGTGATCGTGCGCCTCCGTCGACGCGAGGGCAAGGGTGAACTGGCTCGCTACGAGGCGCGGGTCATGCGTCACGTCGAGCAACATGCCGTGGACGGCGTCGCCCCTGCCGCCGCGCTCACCGTCGGCCCCGAGGGTGTGTCGAAACGATGGTGGAGGGGATTCGTCCGCGAGGTCACTCGTCACGGTCGCGATCTCGGCCTGTGCCGTCGGCGGTGGGACTTCGTCCATCTCGCCATCCTGTGGGTGCCGATCGTCGTGGCGTTCGCTCTGCTGTACCTCACGGTGGCCACGGCCGAGCGGGTGGAGGCGGCCGGCGGCTGGGGGGAGCCCGGCTCGGTGCTCGCCACCGTCGGATTCGCAGCTGCGATCGCGATTGCGGCCATCGCCCGCCGGATCACCAGGTCCGACGCGCAGGCCGAAACGGCCGCCGGGATGGAGGCAGCCTCGCGCTGGCTCGGCGTGCGCGAGTACCTGGCCCAGACGGGCTCGTTCGACGAGGCCGGCGCCGCCTCGGTGGCGATCTGGGAGCGACAGCTCGCCTACGCGACGGCGATGGGTCTGGCTCCGGTCGTGCAACGCCAGCTCCCGTTCGAGACCGAACACGACCGTCATGCATGGAGCCTCGCCACCGGTCGATGGCGACGGGTCAAGATCCGCTACGTGTCGCTGCGCCCCGGCTGGGGCGAACCGCCATGGTGGGTTGCCATCGGTGGCGCCGTGCAGACGGCGCTGCTCGGTGTGGTGGTGTGGGTGGGTCTGTCGCTGGCCAGGGAGGACTTCGACCTCGGCGACTTGCCCGACGGCGCGCAGACATGGCTTCCCGTCGCGGGCACCGTCGCTGCGGCCATCGCCGCTGTCGTCATCGTGTGGACCGCCGCGAAGGCGGTGTTGGGTGTGCTCGACCTCTTCCCCCGCCGCGAGATCGAGGGTGTACTGGTCCGACGCCGCGAGTACCGGACCGGCCATCGCCTGCCCAAGGTCGTCCAGTGGGCGATCTGGTCCGGACGCGACTCCGGGGGCATCTCGCGAGATCAACGACGCCGGCGGCGGTACATGCTGGCCATCGACGACGGAACCGACGAACGCATCGTCGCGTACCGGTGCCGGCGTTCGGTGTTCGACGCAGTGCAGCAGGGGGCGACGGTGAAGGCGAAGGTGACCCCACGGCTGGGCTATGTCGCGTCCATCGAGCAGCGGCGGGCCCCGCTCACCGGCGGCGAACCCGCCGTCGTCCACGAACTCGTCGAAGACATGACCGGGCGGGCCACGGCCGCGGCCGGAGCGTTCGCCGCCCAGGTCGCCGAACGGTTCGGTCAACTCGAACACATGACCGACGAGGATGGCCGACCGGTGCTCGATCGGCGCGACGAGAACGGTCGTTCGATGCGAGAGGCGTTGACCGGGGCGCAGGAGCAACTCCGGGGACTCCAGGTCCCGACGACCGGTGTCGGCCCGCGAGACTCCGCGGGAGCGAGCGTCCTCGGGGGGTTGATGAGCAGTGTCGCGGAGGTCGTCCGCCGTCTCGAGGAGCCGGGCGACACGACGGTCGACGACCCGTCGACGCATCCGTCGGAGTGA
- a CDS encoding heavy-metal-associated domain-containing protein, with translation MPTTVTYLVPGISCDHCKRRIENGVAPVDGVESVDVDVDAKTVAVTGGDAAAIEAALVEAGYAPTSSSR, from the coding sequence ATGCCCACCACCGTCACCTACCTGGTTCCCGGCATCAGCTGCGATCACTGCAAGCGGCGCATCGAGAACGGAGTCGCGCCGGTCGACGGCGTGGAATCCGTGGATGTCGACGTCGATGCGAAGACGGTCGCGGTGACGGGTGGTGACGCGGCCGCCATCGAGGCGGCGCTCGTCGAAGCCGGCTACGCCCCGACGAGCAGTTCGCGCTGA
- a CDS encoding SulP family inorganic anion transporter — MARWIPGLARLRTPTPGGLRADLVAGLAVTSLLIPHGMAYAELAGVPAVTGLYTTVLALIAYALFGPSRLLMLGPDSALAPLIAAAIVLVGADGDPGQAVAAAGMLALLTGAVCLAAGLARLGTLAELLSRPVRVGYLNGLAIVMVVSQLPKLLGFATDGDTTLETAIDVVEGVADGATDTTTLVVGLASLAVIAALYVRSPRAPGVLVAVAGATFAVAVFDLDIAIIGEVPSGFPRPDWPGIEAGDVAPLLGSAVGIALLTLSDTSALSRGFASRHGQPVDPNREIAALGIANLSVGVFQGFPVSASTTRTTVAEVAGGQSQLVGVIGAVLVFALVALGSGLVHDVPSAALAAIVIAAGVRLFDLAAWRWLLSARRSEFLLSLTATVGVVVIGVLEGIVVATMLSLGVFIRRVWRPHDAVLGRVEGRKGYHDLGRHPDARQVPGLLLFRFDAPLFFANADHFARRVWLGIDAAADPVRRVVVAAEPMSDIDTTGAEVLSRLLDELDEANITLVFAGLKGPVKDRLHRYGLYERIGAGGFHSTLGRAVQDYVDASGVEWVDWEERPETPD; from the coding sequence ATGGCTCGGTGGATCCCGGGTCTGGCGCGTCTGCGTACGCCCACGCCAGGCGGCCTGCGGGCCGATCTCGTCGCCGGCCTCGCGGTCACATCGCTGCTGATCCCGCACGGGATGGCCTACGCCGAACTGGCCGGTGTCCCCGCGGTGACGGGTCTCTACACGACGGTGTTGGCGCTGATCGCCTACGCCCTGTTCGGGCCGTCGCGGCTGCTGATGCTGGGGCCCGACTCGGCGCTCGCCCCGCTCATCGCCGCAGCGATCGTGCTCGTGGGGGCCGACGGCGACCCGGGCCAGGCGGTCGCCGCCGCCGGAATGCTGGCCCTGCTCACCGGCGCGGTGTGCCTTGCCGCGGGTCTGGCTCGGCTGGGCACTCTGGCCGAGTTGCTGTCACGGCCGGTGCGGGTCGGTTACCTCAACGGGCTGGCGATCGTGATGGTCGTCAGCCAACTCCCGAAGCTGCTCGGTTTCGCCACCGACGGCGACACGACCCTCGAGACTGCGATCGACGTGGTCGAGGGCGTGGCCGACGGGGCGACCGACACCACCACTCTCGTGGTCGGGCTCGCCAGCCTCGCGGTGATCGCGGCGTTGTACGTGCGCTCGCCGCGCGCGCCGGGGGTGCTGGTCGCCGTGGCCGGGGCGACGTTCGCGGTGGCGGTGTTCGATCTCGACATCGCCATCATCGGCGAGGTGCCGTCGGGGTTCCCGCGACCCGATTGGCCCGGGATCGAGGCCGGCGACGTGGCGCCCCTGCTCGGTTCGGCCGTCGGCATCGCCTTGCTGACGCTGAGCGACACCTCCGCATTGTCGCGAGGTTTCGCGTCCCGCCACGGGCAACCGGTCGATCCCAACCGGGAGATCGCGGCGTTGGGGATCGCCAACCTGTCGGTCGGGGTGTTCCAGGGCTTCCCGGTCAGCGCCAGCACCACCCGGACGACGGTCGCCGAGGTGGCCGGCGGGCAGTCGCAGCTGGTGGGTGTCATCGGCGCGGTGCTCGTGTTCGCGCTCGTCGCGCTCGGGAGCGGCCTCGTGCACGACGTGCCGTCGGCCGCGCTGGCTGCGATCGTCATCGCCGCGGGCGTGCGGCTCTTCGACCTCGCAGCCTGGCGATGGTTGCTCTCGGCCCGCCGCAGCGAGTTCCTCCTGTCGCTGACCGCGACGGTCGGTGTGGTCGTCATCGGTGTGCTCGAAGGGATCGTCGTCGCCACGATGCTGTCGCTGGGCGTCTTCATCCGACGCGTGTGGCGTCCACACGACGCCGTGCTCGGCCGGGTGGAGGGTCGCAAGGGCTACCACGACCTGGGGCGTCACCCCGACGCTCGCCAGGTCCCGGGGCTGCTGCTCTTCCGTTTCGACGCACCCCTCTTCTTCGCCAACGCCGATCACTTCGCCCGTCGGGTGTGGCTGGGGATCGACGCTGCCGCTGATCCGGTGCGTCGGGTAGTGGTGGCGGCCGAGCCGATGTCCGACATCGACACCACCGGTGCCGAGGTCCTGTCGCGTCTGCTCGACGAGCTCGACGAGGCCAACATCACGCTGGTGTTCGCCGGCCTCAAAGGCCCGGTCAAGGACCGTCTGCACCGCTACGGCCTGTACGAACGGATCGGGGCCGGTGGTTTCCACTCCACCCTCGGCCGCGCCGTGCAGGACTATGTCGACGCGAGCGGGGTCGAGTGGGTCGACTGGGAGGAACGTCCCGAGACTCCCGACTGA
- a CDS encoding class I SAM-dependent methyltransferase, which yields MPNEHDHEQHAHEHHDHHHGHENDQGIKGALRYLRWLPTMWRSSLNDAVVDSIDPQPGERVLDIGAGMGAGTMRAAGTGVHVVAVEPTPFMRRVLTIRRMGSRRRNVEVVDGTAERLPVGDHTIDAIWAVNTMHHWNDVERGVAEIARVLQPGGRVLLVDELFTDPSHPDYERFGREHGPEHHGFTMVDADEMGVLLRAAGLTDVEASRQSLAGRPVIRVTAAGAKPTRT from the coding sequence ATGCCGAACGAGCACGACCATGAGCAGCACGCTCACGAGCACCACGATCACCATCACGGTCACGAGAACGACCAGGGGATCAAGGGTGCGCTGCGCTACCTCCGTTGGTTGCCGACGATGTGGCGGTCGTCGCTCAACGACGCCGTGGTCGACAGCATCGATCCGCAGCCGGGCGAGCGGGTCCTCGACATCGGTGCGGGCATGGGCGCCGGAACCATGCGGGCCGCCGGCACCGGCGTGCATGTGGTTGCCGTCGAACCGACACCGTTCATGCGGCGGGTGCTCACGATCCGCCGTATGGGAAGCCGCCGCCGCAACGTCGAGGTCGTCGACGGAACCGCCGAGCGTCTCCCCGTCGGCGATCACACCATCGACGCGATCTGGGCGGTGAACACGATGCATCACTGGAACGACGTCGAACGCGGTGTGGCCGAGATCGCCCGTGTGCTCCAGCCGGGGGGCCGGGTGCTGCTGGTCGACGAACTGTTCACCGATCCGTCGCACCCCGACTACGAACGCTTCGGGCGCGAGCACGGTCCCGAACACCACGGCTTCACCATGGTCGACGCCGACGAGATGGGCGTGCTGCTCCGCGCGGCCGGCCTGACCGACGTCGAGGCGTCACGTCAGTCCCTCGCCGGCCGGCCGGTCATCCGGGTGACGGCGGCCGGCGCGAAACCCACGCGTACCTGA